A window of the Brassica napus cultivar Da-Ae chromosome C5, Da-Ae, whole genome shotgun sequence genome harbors these coding sequences:
- the LOC111207944 gene encoding uncharacterized protein LOC111207944 isoform X1 produces the protein MERPHSPGTKSVDVGETLESLLRFTLRSHLDETVQSLDLELPRDLCFHLLEEEDTDSTEMTEEPARYKILARSLSECLTSEEHSLSIDKDSNFEKYSKLFHGLGHDLVNMLKKVNFELHVQEPYFTQLKDGLKTTEGRCAVGDYMRISSGDFILFNKCLLLQVQDVCYYTSFSEMLRVESLAKVLPGVETIEEGVGVYRNFYPEEKERMNGVVAIRVVKPVEQPYAALAGALSELKSTGIKALLDAYTSRVTSEDL, from the exons ATGGAACGGCCACACTCGCCGGGAACGAAGTCGGTGGATGTCGGAGAAACCTTAGAATCACTTTTGCGGTTTACTCTGCGCTCTCATTTGGATGAAACAGTTCAAAGTCTCGACCTTGAGCTGCCTCGAGATCTCTGCTTCCATCTCCTGGAGGAGGAAGATACAGATTCAACTG AAATGACAGAAGAACCTGCGAGGTACAAGATTCTAGCAAGGTCTTTGTCTGAATGTCTTACTTCCGAGGAGCATAGTTTGTCCATTgataaagattcaaactttgaGAAGTATAGCAAACTGTTTCATGGTTTGGGACATGACTTGGTAAAT ATGTTGAAGAAAGTAAACTTTGAGCTCCATGTCCAGGAGCCTTATTTCACACAACTGAAAG ATGGTCTGAAAACTACTGAAGGGAGATGTGCAGTAGGAGACTACATGAG GATAAGCTCAGGagattttattttgttcaataaatgcTTACTGCTTCAAGTTCAG GACGTTTGCTATTATACTTCATTCTCAGAAATGCTGAGAGTGGAGAGTCTTGCCAAAGTTCTTCCCGGAGTTGAGACTATAGAAGAAG GTGTGGGAGTTTACCGAAACTTTTACCCTGAAGAGAAGGAACGAATGAACGGTGTTGTCGCAATTCGTGTTGTAAAACCAGTTGAGCAGCCGTATGCAGCTTTGGCAGGAGCATTGTCT GAACTCAAGTCCACTGGGATCAAAGCTTTGTTGGATGCCTATACATCACGAGTTACATCTGAAGATCTTTGA
- the LOC106371064 gene encoding phospholipase A(1) LCAT3-like isoform X2, translating into MMKWVSCPCWGTNDDENSGEVADRDPVLLVSGMGGSILHSKKKNSKSEIRVWVRLFLANLAFRQNLWSLYNPKTGYTEPLDEDIEISVPEDDHGLYAIDILDPSWFVKLCHLTEVYHFHDMIEMLVGCGYKKGTTLFGYGYDFRQSNRIDQLMLGLKKKLETAYKTSGERKVTIISHSMGGVMISCFIFLYPEVFSKYVGKWITIATPFQGAPGCINDSLLTGVQFVEGLESFFFVSRWTMHQLLVECPSIYEMMANPYFKWKKQPEIRVWRKKTEKDNDETSAELETFGLVESIDLFNDALKNNELSYGGNKIALPFNVSILEWASKTREILNKAKLPDGVSFYNIYGVAQDTPFDVCYGTETSPIGDLSEICQTMPEYTYVDGDGTVPAESAAAAQFKSVASVGVSGTHRGLLHDKRVFELIQQWLGVEPKKAKRKHSRTHKVADSG; encoded by the exons ATGATGAAATGGGTTTCGTGTCCGTGCTGGGGAACTAACGATGATGAAAACTCCGGAGAGGTTGCGGACAGAGATCCCGTCCTACTCGTCTCTGGCATGGGAGGATCGATTCTGCATTCTAAGAAGAAGAACTCCAAGTCTGAAATTCGCGTCTGGGTTCGGCTGTTTCTCGCTAACCTTGCTTTCAGACAGAACCTCTGGTCTCTCTACAATCCCAAAACAG GTTATACAGAACCGTTGGATGAAGATATTGAAATTTCGGTCCCTGAGGATGACCATGGACTCTATGCGATTGACATTCTAGATCCATCCTGG TTTGTAAAGCTTTGTCACTTGACGGAGGTGTATCACTTCCACGATATGATAGAAATGCTGGTTGGGTGTGGTTACAAGAAGGGCACTACATTATTTGGATACGGTTACGATTTCAGACAAAGCAATAG GATCGATCAACTTATGCTCGGTCTCAAAAAGAAGCTGGAAACTGCATATAAAACTTCAGGGGAGAGAAAAGTCACTATCATCTCACACTCAATGGGAGGAGTAATGATTTCATGTTTCATTTTTCTCTATCCCGAG GTTTTCTCCAAGTATGTTGGTAAATGGATTACAATTGCAACACCTTTCCAAG GAGCTCCAGGGTGCATCAATGATTCACTCTTGACCGGAGTGCAGTTTGTTGAAGGCTTAGAAAGCTTCTTCTTTGTATCACGATGGACCATGCACCAACTG ttggTAGAGTGCCCATCTATCTACGAGATGATGGCAAATCCATATTTTAAGTGGAAGAAACAACCAGAGATTCGAGTTTGGCGCAAGAAAACTGAAAAGGACAACGACGAGACTTCTGCGGAACTGGAAACATTTGGATTAGTTGAGAGTATTGATCTATTCAACGATGCATTGAAGAATAACGAG CTAAGCTATGGTGGGAATAAAATAGCTTTACCGTTTAACGTTTCTATCCTGGAATGGGCGAGTAAGACGAGAGAGATTCTCAACAAAGCAAAACTTCCTGATGGAGTTTCCTTCTATAACATCTATGGAGTGGCTCAGGATACTCCCTTCGATGTTTG TTATGGCACAGAGACTTCTCCAATTGGGGACTTGTCTGAGATATGCCAAACTATG CCTGAGTACACATATGTGGATGGAGATGGAACCGTACCAGCTGAATCAGCAGCA GCTGCTCAGTTTAAATCAGTTGCGAGTGTAGGAGTCTCCGGAACCCATAGAGGACTCCTCCATGATAAAAGAGTGTTTGAGCTCATCCAGCAATGGCTAGGAGTTGAGCCTAAGAAAGCTAAACGGAAGCACTCAAGGACTCACAAAGTTGCTGATTCTGGTTAA
- the LOC111207944 gene encoding uncharacterized protein LOC111207944 isoform X2: protein MERPHSPGTKSVDVGETLESLLRFTLRSHLDETVQSLDLELPRDLCFHLLEEEDTDSTEEPARYKILARSLSECLTSEEHSLSIDKDSNFEKYSKLFHGLGHDLVNMLKKVNFELHVQEPYFTQLKDGLKTTEGRCAVGDYMRISSGDFILFNKCLLLQVQDVCYYTSFSEMLRVESLAKVLPGVETIEEGVGVYRNFYPEEKERMNGVVAIRVVKPVEQPYAALAGALSELKSTGIKALLDAYTSRVTSEDL from the exons ATGGAACGGCCACACTCGCCGGGAACGAAGTCGGTGGATGTCGGAGAAACCTTAGAATCACTTTTGCGGTTTACTCTGCGCTCTCATTTGGATGAAACAGTTCAAAGTCTCGACCTTGAGCTGCCTCGAGATCTCTGCTTCCATCTCCTGGAGGAGGAAGATACAGATTCAACTG AAGAACCTGCGAGGTACAAGATTCTAGCAAGGTCTTTGTCTGAATGTCTTACTTCCGAGGAGCATAGTTTGTCCATTgataaagattcaaactttgaGAAGTATAGCAAACTGTTTCATGGTTTGGGACATGACTTGGTAAAT ATGTTGAAGAAAGTAAACTTTGAGCTCCATGTCCAGGAGCCTTATTTCACACAACTGAAAG ATGGTCTGAAAACTACTGAAGGGAGATGTGCAGTAGGAGACTACATGAG GATAAGCTCAGGagattttattttgttcaataaatgcTTACTGCTTCAAGTTCAG GACGTTTGCTATTATACTTCATTCTCAGAAATGCTGAGAGTGGAGAGTCTTGCCAAAGTTCTTCCCGGAGTTGAGACTATAGAAGAAG GTGTGGGAGTTTACCGAAACTTTTACCCTGAAGAGAAGGAACGAATGAACGGTGTTGTCGCAATTCGTGTTGTAAAACCAGTTGAGCAGCCGTATGCAGCTTTGGCAGGAGCATTGTCT GAACTCAAGTCCACTGGGATCAAAGCTTTGTTGGATGCCTATACATCACGAGTTACATCTGAAGATCTTTGA
- the LOC106371064 gene encoding phospholipase A(1) LCAT3-like isoform X1 has protein sequence MMKWVSCPCWGTNDDENSGEVADRDPVLLVSGMGGSILHSKKKNSKSEIRVWVRLFLANLAFRQNLWSLYNPKTGYTEPLDEDIEISVPEDDHGLYAIDILDPSWFVKLCHLTEVYHFHDMIEMLVGCGYKKGTTLFGYGYDFRQSNRIDQLMLGLKKKLETAYKTSGERKVTIISHSMGGVMISCFIFLYPEVFSKYVGKWITIATPFQGAPGCINDSLLTGVQFVEGLESFFFVSRWTMHQLLVECPSIYEMMANPYFKWKKQPEIRVWRKKTEKDNDETSAELETFGLVESIDLFNDALKNNELSYGGNKIALPFNVSILEWASKTREILNKAKLPDGVSFYNIYGVAQDTPFDVCYGTETSPIGDLSEICQTMVSEMSLLEKILRHLLSETYLIQKVCIWLQPEYTYVDGDGTVPAESAAAAQFKSVASVGVSGTHRGLLHDKRVFELIQQWLGVEPKKAKRKHSRTHKVADSG, from the exons ATGATGAAATGGGTTTCGTGTCCGTGCTGGGGAACTAACGATGATGAAAACTCCGGAGAGGTTGCGGACAGAGATCCCGTCCTACTCGTCTCTGGCATGGGAGGATCGATTCTGCATTCTAAGAAGAAGAACTCCAAGTCTGAAATTCGCGTCTGGGTTCGGCTGTTTCTCGCTAACCTTGCTTTCAGACAGAACCTCTGGTCTCTCTACAATCCCAAAACAG GTTATACAGAACCGTTGGATGAAGATATTGAAATTTCGGTCCCTGAGGATGACCATGGACTCTATGCGATTGACATTCTAGATCCATCCTGG TTTGTAAAGCTTTGTCACTTGACGGAGGTGTATCACTTCCACGATATGATAGAAATGCTGGTTGGGTGTGGTTACAAGAAGGGCACTACATTATTTGGATACGGTTACGATTTCAGACAAAGCAATAG GATCGATCAACTTATGCTCGGTCTCAAAAAGAAGCTGGAAACTGCATATAAAACTTCAGGGGAGAGAAAAGTCACTATCATCTCACACTCAATGGGAGGAGTAATGATTTCATGTTTCATTTTTCTCTATCCCGAG GTTTTCTCCAAGTATGTTGGTAAATGGATTACAATTGCAACACCTTTCCAAG GAGCTCCAGGGTGCATCAATGATTCACTCTTGACCGGAGTGCAGTTTGTTGAAGGCTTAGAAAGCTTCTTCTTTGTATCACGATGGACCATGCACCAACTG ttggTAGAGTGCCCATCTATCTACGAGATGATGGCAAATCCATATTTTAAGTGGAAGAAACAACCAGAGATTCGAGTTTGGCGCAAGAAAACTGAAAAGGACAACGACGAGACTTCTGCGGAACTGGAAACATTTGGATTAGTTGAGAGTATTGATCTATTCAACGATGCATTGAAGAATAACGAG CTAAGCTATGGTGGGAATAAAATAGCTTTACCGTTTAACGTTTCTATCCTGGAATGGGCGAGTAAGACGAGAGAGATTCTCAACAAAGCAAAACTTCCTGATGGAGTTTCCTTCTATAACATCTATGGAGTGGCTCAGGATACTCCCTTCGATGTTTG TTATGGCACAGAGACTTCTCCAATTGGGGACTTGTCTGAGATATGCCAAACTATGGTGAGTGAAATGAGTCTTCTTGAAAAAATACTCCGACACCTATTGTCTGAAACATATCTGATCCAAAAAGTGTGCATCTGGTTGCAGCCTGAGTACACATATGTGGATGGAGATGGAACCGTACCAGCTGAATCAGCAGCA GCTGCTCAGTTTAAATCAGTTGCGAGTGTAGGAGTCTCCGGAACCCATAGAGGACTCCTCCATGATAAAAGAGTGTTTGAGCTCATCCAGCAATGGCTAGGAGTTGAGCCTAAGAAAGCTAAACGGAAGCACTCAAGGACTCACAAAGTTGCTGATTCTGGTTAA